A single window of Eucalyptus grandis isolate ANBG69807.140 chromosome 1, ASM1654582v1, whole genome shotgun sequence DNA harbors:
- the LOC104457109 gene encoding triacylglycerol lipase OBL1 has translation MASDKSFSSSHMLLNPEKAGVLDLFRILIHSDVHKREFVDSSEEGNESFERRQIMFVSTLAQKLLLLVAKPMAWSGSAIEFWLNLVSSNRSFGRLLVNCFRGRVVMPHKESGSFLSFIGNLDKRVELDNRIRPGDAEYHAALSMMASKASYENEAYLRTTVTHHWQMEFLGFYNFWNDYQGKASTQAFMLRDRDTIVVAFRGTEFFDADAWCSDIDLSWYELPGVGKIHGGFMKALGLQKTLGWPKELDPHLKTPAPLAYYAIREKLRALLGENDKAKYVVTGHSLGGALAILFPVILAMHGEKWLMERLEGVYTFGQPRVGDEKFGEFMGMVLKEHQIEYFRFVYGNDIVPRLPYDDSAFMFKHFGRCCYFNSKYQGKIVREEPNENYFSPRQAIPMMMNAWYELLRSFMIAHEKGPDYREGSLLRILRVIGLLIPGIPAHAPQDYVNSTRLGASQLFLHQQ, from the exons ATGGCCTCTGACAAGAGTTTCTCCAGCAGCCACATGCTGTTGAACCCAGAGAAAGCCGGTGTCCTTGATCTCTTTCGCATTTTGATCCACAGTGATGTGCACAAGAGAGAATTCGTGGACTCCTCCGAGGAAGGAAATGAGAGCTTCGAGCGGAGGCAGATCATGTTTGTATCCACTCTCGCGCAGAAGCTTCTGCTTCTCGTGGCCAAACCAATGGCTTGGAGCGGGTCGGCGATTGAGTTTTGGTTGAACCTCGTGTCAAGCAATCGGAGCTTCGGAAGGCTTCTTGTTAACTGCTTTCGAG GGAGGGTGGTGATGCCGCACAAAGAATCGGGGAGCTTCCTGTCCTTCATCGGCAACTTGGACAAGAGAGTGGAATTGGACAACCGCATCAGGCCTGGTGACGCCGAGTACCATGCGGCTCTCTCGATGATGGCTTCGAAAGCATCCTATGAGAACGAGGCCTACCTGAGAACGACGGTCACCCACCACTGGCAG ATGGAATTTTTGGGGTTCTACAACTTTTGGAATG ATTATCAAGGGAAAGCATCCACACAAGCCTTCATGCTTCGTGACCGTGACACCATCGTCGTCGCCTTCCGAGGCACGGAATTTTTTGATGCGGATGCGTGGTGCTCGGACATCGACCTCTCATGGTACGAGTTACCAGGCGTCGGAAAAATACACGGTGGGTTCATGAAAGCCCTAGGGCTTCAAAAGACCCTGGGTTGGCCGAAAGAGCTCGACCCGCATCTAAAAACGCCCGCGCCGTTGGCTTACTATGCCATAAGGGAGAAGCTAAGGGCACTGCTCGGTGAGAATGACAAAGCGAAGTACGTGGTGACGGGCCACAGCTTGGGAGGCGCGTTGGCAATCCTCTTCCCGGTGATCCTGGCCATGCACGGGGAGAAGTGGCTGATGGAGAGATTGGAGGGGGTCTACACGTTTGGTCAACCAAGGGTTGGAGATGAGAAGTTTGGGGAGTTCATGGGGATGGTCTTGAAGGAACATCAGATTGAGTACTTTAGATTCGTCTATGGGAATGACATTGTGCCTAGGTTGCCTTACGATGATTCAGCTTTCATGTTCAAGCATTTTGGGAGATGTTGCTACTTCAATAGCAAATATCAAGGAAAG ATTGTTCGTGAAGAACCGAATGAGAACTACTTCTCGCCTCGACAAGCGATACCAATGATGATGAATGCGTGGTATGAGCTCCTGAGAAGTTTCATGATTGCTCATGAGAAAGGACCAGACTATAGAGAAGGATCATTGTTGAGGATTTTAAGAGTGATTGGCCTACTAATTCCAGGCATACCTGCTCATGCTCCTCAAGACTATGTAAACAGTACGAGGTTAGGAGCGTCGCAATTGTTCCTACACCAACAATGA